From the Billgrantia sulfidoxydans genome, one window contains:
- the uvrB gene encoding excinuclease ABC subunit UvrB codes for MSKPFRLNANFKPAGDQPTAIEGLIHGLESGLAHQTLLGVTGSGKTFTMANVVERLQRPTIVMAPNKTLAAQLYGEFKSFFPDNAIEYFVSYYDYYQPEAYVPSSDTFIEKDASINDHIEQMRLSATKALLERRDALIVVSVSAIYGLGDPDQYLKMRLHFTRGELIDQRRFLRRLAELQYTRNDMDFKRGTYRVRGDVIDIYPADSDEEAVRVELFDDEIDSIRLFDPLTGEVRGQVPRMTIYPKSHYVTPRETIISAADAIKAELVERLAWLRKNDRLVEAQRLEQRTLYDLEMMNELGYCNGIENYSRYLSGRNPGEPPPTFFDYLPDDALLFIDESHVSVPQVGGMYKGDRSRKETLVEYGFRLPSALDNRPMTFEEWERICPQTIFVSATPGPYEAEHAGQVVEQVVRPTGLVDPEIEVRPASTQVDDLLSEIRARAEVGERVLVTTLTKRMAEDLTEYLDEHDVRVRYLHSDIDTVERVEIIRDLRLGKFDVLVGINLLREGLDIPEVSLVAILDADKEGFLRNERSLIQTIGRAARNAHGKAILYADRVTDSMRRAIDETERRRAKQIAHNEKHGITPTTVTRSVADIMEAAQAPGRKGKGRRGERKVAEGAAIYDISELSPTDLVKEVSRVEDAMFEAAQNLEFEEAARLRDRLHELKERQLALG; via the coding sequence ATGAGCAAGCCGTTTCGCCTCAATGCCAACTTCAAGCCCGCCGGCGATCAGCCTACCGCCATCGAGGGCCTGATCCACGGGCTCGAGTCCGGGTTGGCCCACCAGACGCTGCTCGGCGTGACCGGGTCGGGCAAGACCTTCACCATGGCCAACGTGGTCGAGCGGCTGCAGCGGCCGACCATCGTCATGGCGCCCAACAAGACCCTGGCCGCCCAGCTCTACGGCGAGTTCAAGTCGTTCTTTCCCGACAACGCCATCGAGTACTTCGTCTCCTACTACGACTACTACCAGCCGGAAGCCTACGTTCCCTCGTCGGATACCTTCATCGAGAAGGATGCCTCGATCAACGACCACATCGAGCAGATGCGGCTCTCGGCGACGAAAGCGCTGTTGGAAAGGCGCGATGCGCTGATCGTGGTGTCGGTCTCGGCGATCTACGGTCTCGGCGACCCCGACCAGTACCTCAAGATGCGCCTGCACTTCACCCGCGGCGAGCTGATCGATCAGCGCCGCTTCCTGCGCCGCCTGGCGGAGCTGCAGTACACCCGCAACGACATGGACTTCAAGCGTGGTACCTACCGGGTGCGCGGCGACGTGATCGACATCTACCCGGCCGATTCCGACGAGGAAGCGGTTCGGGTCGAGCTGTTCGACGACGAGATCGACTCGATCCGGCTGTTCGACCCGCTTACCGGCGAGGTGCGCGGCCAGGTACCGCGCATGACCATCTACCCCAAGAGCCACTACGTGACGCCGCGGGAGACCATCATCTCGGCTGCCGATGCGATCAAGGCCGAGCTGGTCGAACGCCTGGCGTGGCTGCGCAAGAACGATCGCCTGGTCGAGGCCCAGCGGCTGGAGCAGCGTACTCTCTACGATCTCGAGATGATGAACGAGCTGGGCTACTGCAACGGCATCGAGAACTACTCGCGCTATCTTTCGGGCCGCAACCCCGGCGAGCCGCCGCCCACCTTCTTCGACTACCTGCCCGACGATGCGCTGCTGTTCATCGACGAGTCCCACGTCAGCGTTCCCCAGGTCGGCGGCATGTACAAGGGCGACCGCTCGCGCAAGGAGACGCTGGTCGAGTACGGCTTCCGCCTGCCCTCGGCGCTGGACAACCGCCCCATGACCTTCGAGGAGTGGGAGCGCATCTGCCCGCAGACGATCTTCGTCTCGGCCACCCCGGGGCCCTACGAGGCCGAGCACGCCGGCCAAGTGGTGGAGCAGGTGGTGCGCCCCACCGGGCTGGTCGATCCCGAGATCGAGGTGCGTCCGGCCTCGACCCAGGTCGACGACCTGCTCTCCGAGATCCGTGCCCGCGCCGAGGTGGGCGAGCGGGTGCTGGTCACCACCCTGACCAAGCGCATGGCGGAGGACCTCACCGAGTACCTCGACGAACATGACGTGAGGGTGCGCTACCTGCACTCGGACATCGACACGGTGGAGCGGGTGGAGATCATCCGCGACCTGCGCCTGGGCAAGTTCGATGTGCTGGTGGGCATCAACCTGCTGCGCGAGGGCCTCGACATCCCCGAGGTCTCGCTGGTGGCGATCCTCGATGCCGACAAGGAGGGCTTCCTGCGCAACGAGCGCTCGCTGATCCAGACCATCGGCCGGGCGGCGCGCAACGCCCACGGCAAGGCGATCCTCTACGCCGACCGGGTGACCGACTCCATGCGCCGCGCCATCGACGAGACCGAGCGGCGCCGCGCCAAGCAGATCGCCCACAACGAGAAGCACGGCATCACGCCCACCACCGTGACCCGCTCGGTGGCCGACATCATGGAGGCGGCCCAGGCCCCGGGTCGCAAGGGCAAGGGGCGCCGCGGCGAGCGCAAGGTGGCCGAGGGTGCGGCGATCTACGATATCTCCGAGCTCTCGCCGACGGACCTGGTCAAAGAGGTCTCGCGAGTCGAGGACGCCATGTTCGAGGCGGCCCAGAACCTGGAGTTCGAGGAGGCGGCCAGGCTGCGCGACCGGCTGCATGAGCTCAAGGAGCGGCAACTGGCGCTTGGGTAG
- the cls gene encoding cardiolipin synthase, with product MASWLFGLAIFLVHLLGFLSAILALLSSRTSQGAVAWIISLVTFPYLAVPAYWIFGRPRFYGYVSARGERDTVLRRILADYRVRLEPYLADARSPDVRAVERLAMMPLTSGNHAQLLIDGKATFDSIFAGIDAARDYVLVQFFIVRHDALGQQLKERLLRAVRRGVRVYFLFDEIGSRKLAEGYLRELADAGVEVSPFRSSRGFKHRFQLNFRNHRKILVVDGREGWLGGFNVGVEYLGQHPRHGPWRDTHLKLTGPSVLGLQEAFWEDWHWATGEVINLCWEPLVTCDECQNVVIVPSGPADRQETASLLVQQAIHSARERLWVTSPYFVPDQGVQDALRLAAMRGVDVRIMMPEHPDHLLIYISAFSFLPDMVRAGVKVYRYQPGFLHQKVILIDDSAAAVGTVNLDNRSFRLNFEITAFIPDRRFAAEVHLMLERDFADCRRISYEELQRRPLWSKLVSRAAYLTAPIQ from the coding sequence ATGGCATCCTGGCTGTTCGGCCTAGCGATTTTCCTGGTGCATCTGCTCGGCTTTCTGTCGGCGATCCTGGCGCTGCTCTCCAGTCGCACCTCACAGGGCGCCGTGGCCTGGATCATCTCCCTGGTCACTTTCCCCTATCTGGCGGTGCCTGCCTACTGGATCTTCGGCCGGCCACGTTTCTATGGCTACGTTTCCGCCCGCGGCGAGCGCGACACCGTGCTGCGGCGCATTCTCGCCGACTATCGCGTCCGCCTCGAACCGTATCTGGCCGATGCCCGCAGCCCCGATGTGCGCGCGGTGGAGCGTCTGGCCATGATGCCGCTGACCAGCGGCAACCATGCGCAACTGCTGATCGACGGCAAGGCCACGTTCGACAGCATCTTCGCCGGCATCGATGCCGCCCGCGACTACGTGCTGGTACAGTTCTTCATCGTCCGCCACGATGCCCTGGGGCAGCAGTTGAAGGAGCGCCTGCTTCGCGCCGTGCGACGCGGCGTGCGGGTCTACTTCCTGTTCGACGAGATCGGCAGCCGCAAGCTCGCCGAGGGGTATCTCCGCGAGCTCGCCGATGCAGGGGTGGAAGTGAGCCCGTTCCGCTCGTCGCGCGGCTTCAAGCACCGCTTTCAGCTCAACTTTCGCAACCACCGCAAGATCCTGGTGGTCGACGGCCGAGAGGGCTGGCTAGGCGGTTTCAACGTCGGGGTCGAGTACCTCGGCCAGCATCCCCGGCACGGTCCCTGGCGCGATACCCACCTCAAGCTCACCGGCCCCAGCGTATTGGGCCTGCAAGAGGCCTTCTGGGAAGACTGGCACTGGGCGACCGGTGAAGTCATCAACCTGTGCTGGGAGCCGTTAGTGACCTGCGACGAGTGCCAGAACGTGGTCATCGTGCCGTCGGGCCCCGCCGATCGCCAGGAGACCGCGAGCCTGCTGGTGCAGCAGGCCATCCACAGCGCCAGGGAGCGGCTGTGGGTGACCAGCCCCTACTTCGTGCCCGACCAGGGCGTACAGGACGCCCTGCGCCTGGCGGCCATGCGCGGCGTCGATGTTCGCATCATGATGCCCGAGCATCCCGACCACCTGCTGATCTACATTTCCGCCTTCTCGTTCCTCCCCGACATGGTGCGGGCCGGGGTCAAGGTATATCGCTACCAGCCGGGCTTCCTGCATCAGAAGGTGATACTGATCGATGACAGCGCCGCGGCGGTCGGTACGGTCAACCTCGACAATCGCTCGTTCCGCCTCAACTTCGAGATCACCGCCTTCATCCCCGACCGTCGCTTCGCGGCCGAGGTGCACCTGATGCTCGAGCGGGACTTCGCCGATTGCCGTCGCATCAGCTACGAGGAGCTTCAGCGGCGACCGCTGTGGAGCAAGCTGGTGTCACGCGCCGCCTACCTCACCGCGCCGATCCAGTGA
- a CDS encoding TatD family hydrolase codes for MLIDAHCHLDFEAFDDDREAMFARARAAGVGHFMVPGTTRERWPAVLALGQRDDVHVSLGLHPYFMHEHGEGDVEALAQMLDDHPEVRALGECGIDARFEETLDDQWALFNAQLRLAKARRLPVVIHCVHANDKVSKRLRQLDLPAGGLIHAFAGSPDQAWKFLDLGFVVGLGGAVTYERAQRLWRAVKRLPEDGFVLETDSPDMPLCGHQGQRNEPARIAQVCEMVAKLRGESTEAVAAQSTATAKRVFGLDLP; via the coding sequence ATGTTGATCGACGCCCACTGCCACCTCGACTTCGAGGCCTTCGACGACGACCGCGAGGCGATGTTCGCGCGCGCCAGGGCGGCCGGTGTCGGTCACTTCATGGTGCCGGGCACCACCCGCGAGCGCTGGCCGGCCGTGCTGGCGCTCGGCCAGCGCGACGACGTCCACGTCAGCCTGGGCCTGCACCCCTATTTCATGCATGAACACGGCGAGGGCGACGTCGAGGCGCTGGCGCAGATGCTGGATGACCATCCCGAGGTGCGGGCGCTGGGCGAATGCGGCATCGACGCGCGCTTCGAGGAGACCCTGGACGACCAGTGGGCGCTGTTCAACGCCCAACTGCGCCTGGCCAAGGCGCGCCGGCTGCCGGTGGTGATCCACTGCGTACACGCCAACGACAAGGTCTCCAAGCGGCTGCGCCAGCTCGACCTGCCGGCGGGCGGTTTGATTCACGCTTTCGCCGGCTCGCCGGACCAGGCCTGGAAATTCCTCGATCTCGGCTTCGTGGTCGGGTTGGGCGGTGCCGTGACCTACGAGCGCGCCCAGCGCCTGTGGCGGGCAGTGAAGCGCCTGCCTGAGGATGGCTTCGTATTGGAGACCGACAGCCCCGACATGCCGCTATGCGGGCACCAGGGCCAGCGCAACGAGCCGGCACGCATCGCCCAGGTGTGCGAGATGGTGGCCAAGCTGCGAGGGGAAAGCACGGAGGCGGTCGCCGCCCAGAGCACGGCGACCGCCAAGCGGGTGTTCGGGCTGGACTTGCCCTAG
- the prfC gene encoding peptide chain release factor 3, protein MSAADLAREVGLRRTFAIISHPDAGKTTITEKMLLFGNAIQLAGSVKSKRNDRHATSDWMKMEQERGISVTTSVMQFPYGGRIVNLLDTPGHEDFSEDTYRTLTAVDSALMVIDGAKGVEARTIKLMEVCRLRTTPILTFVNKMDRDIRDPIEVMDEVETVLDIQCAPMTWPIGMGRHFKGVYHLYNDVIHLYTQGQGSRIPDDRRIEGLDNPEVDAVLGAEQAEELRMEVELVRGASHEFDLDAYRRGELTPVYFGTAMGNFGVREMLDGFVEYAPPPQPRETDTRTVEAEDSRFTGFVFKIQANMDPKHRDRIAFLRVCSGKYEKNMKMRHVRIGKDVKIADALTFMASDRAHVEEAWPGDIIGLHNHGTIQIGDTFTMGEEMRFTGIPHFAPELFKRVQLKDPLKLKALQKGLQQLSEEGATQLFQPLDNNELILGAVGTLQFDVVAHRLKEEYKVDCVYEPVNVQTARWVYCDDARKLEEFRRKASANLALDGGGYLTYIAPTRVNLQMTQERWPEIRFAATREH, encoded by the coding sequence ATGTCAGCTGCCGATCTGGCCCGCGAAGTCGGGCTGCGTAGAACCTTCGCCATTATCTCGCACCCCGATGCGGGCAAGACCACCATCACCGAGAAGATGCTGCTGTTCGGAAACGCCATTCAGCTCGCCGGCTCGGTGAAGAGCAAGCGCAACGACCGCCACGCCACGTCCGACTGGATGAAGATGGAGCAGGAGCGGGGCATCTCGGTGACCACCTCGGTGATGCAGTTCCCCTATGGCGGGCGCATCGTCAACCTGCTCGACACCCCGGGGCACGAGGACTTCTCCGAGGACACCTACCGCACCCTGACGGCGGTGGACTCGGCGCTGATGGTGATCGACGGCGCCAAGGGCGTCGAGGCGCGGACCATCAAGCTGATGGAGGTGTGCCGGCTGCGCACCACGCCGATCCTCACCTTCGTCAACAAGATGGACCGCGACATTCGCGATCCCATCGAGGTGATGGACGAGGTGGAGACGGTGCTCGACATCCAGTGCGCGCCGATGACCTGGCCGATCGGCATGGGGCGCCACTTCAAGGGGGTCTATCACCTCTACAACGACGTGATCCATCTCTATACCCAGGGCCAGGGCAGCCGCATTCCCGACGACAGGCGCATCGAGGGGCTCGACAATCCCGAGGTCGACGCGGTGCTGGGTGCCGAGCAGGCCGAGGAGCTGCGCATGGAGGTGGAACTGGTGCGTGGCGCTTCCCATGAGTTCGATCTCGACGCCTACCGCCGCGGCGAACTGACCCCGGTCTACTTCGGTACCGCCATGGGCAACTTCGGCGTGCGCGAGATGCTCGACGGCTTCGTCGAGTACGCGCCGCCGCCGCAGCCGCGCGAGACCGACACCCGTACCGTGGAGGCCGAGGACTCGCGCTTCACCGGTTTCGTATTCAAGATCCAGGCCAACATGGACCCCAAGCATCGCGATCGCATCGCCTTCCTGCGGGTCTGTTCGGGCAAGTACGAGAAGAACATGAAGATGCGCCACGTGCGCATCGGCAAGGACGTCAAGATCGCCGATGCGTTGACCTTCATGGCCTCCGACCGCGCCCACGTCGAGGAGGCCTGGCCCGGCGACATCATCGGCCTGCACAACCACGGCACGATCCAGATCGGCGATACCTTCACCATGGGTGAGGAGATGCGCTTCACCGGCATCCCCCACTTCGCGCCGGAGCTGTTCAAGCGCGTGCAGCTGAAGGACCCGCTCAAGCTCAAGGCGCTGCAGAAGGGGCTCCAGCAGCTCTCCGAGGAGGGCGCCACCCAGCTGTTCCAGCCGCTGGACAACAACGAACTGATCCTCGGTGCCGTGGGTACCCTGCAGTTCGATGTGGTCGCGCACCGGCTCAAGGAGGAGTACAAGGTCGACTGCGTCTACGAGCCGGTCAACGTGCAGACCGCGCGTTGGGTCTACTGCGACGATGCCAGGAAGCTCGAGGAGTTCAGGCGCAAGGCGAGCGCCAACCTGGCGCTGGATGGCGGCGGTTACCTGACCTACATTGCTCCCACGAGGGTCAATCTTCAGATGACCCAGGAGCGCTGGCCGGAGATTCGTTTCGCCGCCACCCGGGAACACTGA
- a CDS encoding OsmC family protein, whose protein sequence is MPKSIEIVSERNSIFRQRVRIEGFEDLYADVPSAFGGEDSAPDPHDYFDLSLGACKAITAQMYARRKQWPLEGVSVRVNRDDSEERKGVYRLEVVMTFHGIEDEEQRVRLEEISDKCPIHRLMTSATVEVTTRAADVTQA, encoded by the coding sequence ATGCCCAAGTCCATCGAGATCGTCAGCGAGCGCAACAGCATCTTTCGTCAGCGGGTTCGCATCGAGGGGTTCGAGGATCTCTACGCCGATGTGCCCAGTGCCTTCGGCGGCGAGGATAGTGCGCCGGACCCGCACGACTACTTCGACCTTTCCCTCGGCGCCTGCAAGGCGATCACCGCGCAGATGTACGCCCGGCGCAAGCAGTGGCCGCTCGAGGGGGTCAGCGTCAGGGTCAACCGCGACGACAGCGAGGAACGCAAGGGCGTCTACCGACTCGAAGTGGTGATGACCTTCCATGGCATCGAGGACGAGGAGCAGCGGGTGCGGCTGGAGGAGATCAGCGACAAGTGCCCCATTCATCGCCTCATGACCAGTGCCACCGTGGAAGTCACCACGCGCGCTGCCGATGTCACCCAGGCATAG
- a CDS encoding fumarate hydratase: protein MTVIRQDDLIQSVADALQYISYYHPKDFIDAMAAAYEREENPAAKDAIAQILINSRMCAMGHRPICQDTGIVTVFVHVGMNVRFEADMSLDDMINEGVRRAYNFPDNVLRASVLADPDGARKNTGDNTPAVIHHKLVPGDTVEVHVAAKGGGSEAKSKFAMLNPSDSVVDWVLEQLPKMGAGWCPPGMLGIGIGGTAEKAMEIAKEALLDPIDIQELQARGPSNRAEELRLELFDKVNKSGIGAQGLGGLTTVLDIKVKDYPTHAANKPVAIIPNCAATRHAHFTLDGSGPAALPAPKLEDWPEITREAGDNVKRVNLDTVTPEEVQSWQPGDTLLLNGKLLTGRDAAHKRMVDMIAKGEELPVDLKGRFIYYVGPVDPVRDEVVGPAGPTTATRMDKFTRTMLEETGLLGMVGKAERGPAAIEAIRDNKAVYLMAVGGSAYLVAQAIKKSRVVGFADLGMEAIYEFEVEDMPVTVAVDSQGTSVHQTGPAKWKEIIAERA, encoded by the coding sequence ATGACCGTGATCCGCCAGGACGATCTGATCCAGAGCGTCGCCGACGCCCTGCAGTACATCTCCTATTACCATCCCAAGGATTTCATCGACGCCATGGCGGCGGCGTACGAGCGGGAAGAGAATCCGGCGGCCAAGGATGCCATCGCTCAGATCCTGATCAACTCGCGCATGTGCGCCATGGGGCACCGGCCGATCTGCCAGGATACCGGTATCGTTACCGTGTTCGTGCATGTGGGCATGAACGTACGCTTCGAGGCCGACATGAGCCTCGACGACATGATCAACGAGGGCGTGCGCCGTGCCTACAATTTCCCGGACAACGTGCTGCGCGCCTCGGTGCTGGCCGATCCGGACGGAGCGCGCAAGAACACCGGCGACAACACGCCGGCGGTGATCCATCACAAGCTGGTGCCGGGCGACACCGTCGAGGTGCACGTCGCGGCCAAGGGCGGCGGCAGCGAGGCGAAGAGCAAGTTCGCCATGCTCAACCCCTCCGACAGCGTGGTCGACTGGGTGCTCGAGCAACTGCCCAAGATGGGCGCCGGCTGGTGTCCGCCCGGCATGCTCGGCATCGGCATCGGCGGTACCGCCGAGAAGGCCATGGAGATCGCCAAGGAGGCGCTGCTCGATCCCATCGACATCCAGGAGCTGCAGGCGCGTGGCCCGTCCAACCGCGCCGAGGAGCTGCGCCTGGAGCTGTTCGACAAGGTCAACAAGAGCGGCATCGGGGCCCAGGGCCTTGGCGGCCTGACCACGGTGCTCGACATCAAGGTCAAGGACTACCCGACCCACGCCGCCAACAAGCCGGTGGCGATCATCCCCAACTGCGCCGCCACCCGTCACGCGCACTTCACCCTGGACGGCAGCGGCCCGGCCGCGCTGCCGGCGCCGAAGCTCGAGGACTGGCCCGAGATCACCCGCGAGGCGGGGGACAACGTCAAGCGCGTCAACCTGGATACGGTCACGCCGGAAGAGGTGCAGAGCTGGCAGCCGGGCGACACCCTGCTGCTCAACGGCAAGCTGCTCACCGGGCGTGATGCCGCCCACAAGCGCATGGTCGACATGATCGCCAAGGGCGAGGAACTGCCGGTCGATCTGAAAGGGCGCTTCATCTACTACGTCGGCCCGGTGGATCCGGTGCGCGACGAGGTGGTCGGCCCGGCTGGCCCGACCACCGCCACGCGCATGGACAAGTTCACCCGTACCATGCTGGAAGAGACCGGCCTGCTCGGCATGGTGGGCAAGGCCGAGCGCGGCCCGGCGGCGATCGAGGCGATCCGCGACAACAAGGCGGTCTACCTGATGGCCGTGGGCGGTTCCGCCTACCTGGTGGCCCAGGCGATCAAGAAGTCCCGCGTGGTGGGTTTCGCCGACCTGGGCATGGAAGCGATCTACGAGTTCGAGGTCGAGGACATGCCGGTCACCGTGGCGGTGGACAGCCAGGGCACCTCGGTGCACCAGACCGGCCCCGCCAAGTGGAAGGAGATCATCGCCGAGCGCGCTTGA
- the mscL gene encoding large conductance mechanosensitive channel protein MscL, with protein sequence MASKMLKEFREFAVKGNVVDMAVGIIIGAAFTSIVNSLVKDVFTPLISLATGGLNFTNQFLVLRDGPGEEIYHTLEQAQAAGAVTLNYGLFLNAVLSFLIVAFATFLLIRNINRLKNLAYPPETAAAPTVKDCPYCLSKIPIPATRCPACTSELPATPAEAE encoded by the coding sequence ATGGCATCGAAGATGCTGAAGGAGTTCCGCGAGTTCGCGGTCAAGGGCAACGTCGTCGACATGGCGGTGGGGATCATCATCGGGGCGGCGTTCACCTCCATCGTCAACAGCCTGGTGAAGGATGTCTTCACCCCGCTGATCAGCCTGGCGACGGGTGGACTGAACTTCACCAACCAGTTCCTGGTGCTGCGCGACGGCCCGGGGGAGGAGATCTACCACACCCTGGAGCAGGCCCAGGCGGCGGGGGCGGTGACCCTCAACTACGGCCTGTTCCTCAATGCGGTGCTGTCGTTTCTGATCGTCGCCTTCGCCACCTTCCTGCTGATCCGCAACATCAATCGGCTCAAGAACCTCGCCTATCCGCCCGAGACGGCGGCGGCGCCGACGGTCAAGGATTGCCCGTACTGCCTCAGCAAGATTCCCATTCCGGCCACGCGCTGTCCGGCCTGCACCTCTGAGCTGCCGGCGACGCCAGCCGAGGCGGAGTGA
- a CDS encoding YgfZ/GcvT domain-containing protein: protein MNDWITALGGRRSSDERVAFDTPDPARQAMEHTVITPLVHLGVLDVVGPGAGKLLQGQTSAQVDLADGSFAPLTCFCSAKGRMLANAQLLRIDAERYRLILHRGLLAPLCAHLKKFAPFYKSELAIRDDLVLLGLIGKEAQALAEVRFDVAPPAVWHQSGDEKVQLLAHPGPQYRLLACLPLEQAEAVATRLNEQAAAVGNAVWCLQDIQAGLAWLTPAHQDALLPQMINWEALGGVSFKKGCYTGQEVVARAHFRGQVKKRLVRAQLEGECLPALGAAVVDDSGKSLGEIVAAELDAYGQAEILAVLSTRDDPGPLSVDGQTVKLLKLPYPIERLDPESLAQASA, encoded by the coding sequence ATGAACGATTGGATAACCGCCCTGGGAGGACGACGCTCGAGCGATGAGCGGGTGGCGTTCGATACGCCAGACCCCGCCCGCCAGGCCATGGAGCATACCGTCATCACTCCGCTCGTCCACCTCGGCGTTCTCGATGTGGTCGGCCCCGGCGCCGGCAAGCTGTTGCAGGGCCAGACCAGCGCCCAGGTCGACCTGGCCGACGGCAGCTTCGCCCCGCTGACCTGCTTCTGCAGCGCCAAGGGGCGCATGCTGGCCAATGCTCAGCTGCTACGCATCGATGCCGAACGCTACCGCCTGATTCTGCATCGCGGCCTGCTCGCGCCGCTGTGCGCCCACCTGAAGAAGTTCGCGCCGTTCTACAAGAGCGAACTCGCCATCCGCGACGACCTGGTACTGCTGGGGCTGATCGGCAAGGAGGCCCAGGCGCTGGCAGAGGTACGCTTCGACGTCGCCCCTCCCGCCGTCTGGCACCAATCGGGCGACGAGAAGGTGCAACTGCTGGCCCACCCGGGGCCACAGTACCGGCTGCTGGCCTGCCTGCCGCTGGAGCAGGCCGAAGCGGTCGCCACCCGACTCAACGAGCAGGCGGCTGCGGTCGGCAACGCCGTGTGGTGCCTGCAGGACATCCAGGCCGGGCTCGCCTGGCTGACGCCAGCCCACCAGGACGCCCTGCTCCCGCAGATGATCAACTGGGAGGCGCTGGGCGGGGTCAGCTTCAAGAAGGGCTGCTACACCGGCCAGGAGGTAGTGGCCCGCGCCCACTTCCGCGGCCAGGTGAAGAAGCGCCTGGTTCGGGCTCAGCTCGAGGGGGAGTGTCTGCCTGCACTCGGCGCAGCGGTGGTCGACGACAGCGGCAAGAGCCTGGGCGAGATCGTGGCGGCGGAACTCGACGCCTACGGCCAGGCCGAGATCCTGGCAGTGCTGAGTACCCGCGACGATCCCGGCCCGCTCAGCGTCGATGGCCAGACTGTCAAGCTGCTGAAGCTGCCCTACCCCATCGAACGCCTCGATCCGGAGAGCCTGGCCCAGGCAAGCGCCTAG
- the nei gene encoding endonuclease VIII, which translates to MPEGPEIRRAADRLHEQLAGRRLESVWFAFPELAAEADSLVGREVTAVDSWGKALLTRFDDGRVLYSHNQLYGVWKLHDAEREPDTERSLRVRLTAEGRSASLYSASDVSLWPGDRLAEHPFLSRLGPDLLTHGVTPKQAMARLAEPRFARRRLGGLLLDQTLFAGIGNYLRSEILFFAGASPSEKPMELGEERLALLARAILDVTRRAYDQAGVTNRDEWAAAARRRGENRRLCRFAVYERDGLPCHACGTPIERAMVASRRLYLCPQCQSQ; encoded by the coding sequence ATGCCCGAAGGCCCTGAGATTCGCCGTGCCGCCGACCGCCTGCACGAGCAGCTTGCCGGCAGGCGGCTGGAGTCGGTGTGGTTCGCCTTCCCCGAACTGGCCGCCGAGGCCGACTCGCTGGTAGGTCGAGAGGTCACGGCGGTGGACAGCTGGGGCAAGGCGCTGCTGACCCGCTTCGACGACGGTCGCGTGCTCTACAGTCATAACCAGCTCTACGGCGTGTGGAAGCTGCACGACGCCGAGCGCGAGCCCGATACCGAGCGCTCGCTGCGCGTGCGGCTGACGGCGGAAGGGCGCTCGGCCAGCCTCTACAGCGCCTCGGACGTCTCGCTGTGGCCGGGCGACAGGCTCGCCGAGCATCCATTTCTCTCCCGGCTGGGCCCCGACCTGCTGACCCACGGCGTCACACCGAAGCAGGCCATGGCGCGCCTGGCCGAGCCGCGTTTTGCACGGCGCAGGCTAGGCGGGCTACTGCTCGATCAGACGCTATTCGCCGGCATCGGCAACTACCTTCGCTCAGAGATTTTGTTCTTCGCCGGCGCTTCGCCCAGTGAGAAGCCCATGGAGCTGGGCGAGGAGCGTCTGGCGCTACTGGCGCGCGCCATTCTCGACGTGACGCGGCGTGCCTACGACCAGGCAGGTGTGACCAACCGTGACGAATGGGCAGCAGCTGCGCGACGGCGAGGCGAGAACCGGCGCCTTTGTCGCTTTGCTGTCTATGAGCGCGACGGGTTGCCGTGTCATGCCTGCGGTACGCCCATCGAACGGGCCATGGTGGCTTCGCGTCGGCTCTATCTTTGCCCGCAGTGCCAGTCACAGTAA